CGACGCCCGGGTCGCCCAGGATGAGCGGGTTGTTCTTCTGGCGGCGGGCAAGCACCTGCATCACGCGCTCGACCTCACGGTCGCGGCCGATGACGGGGTCGAGCTTGCCGTCCGCGGCCAGCTTCGTGAGGTTGCGGCCGAACTGCTCCAGCATGGATCCGTCGTCTGAGGACGAGCCGCCCTGCGGAGCGCCCGCGCCCATGAACTGGGGGCCGAAGCCGACCTCGGACGCGGCGGAGGCGGGCTCGTTCTTCTCGCCCTCGCTCTCCATCAGCTCGTTAACGGCGTTGCGCACCGCGTCGCCGGACACGCCCATGCGGGAGAGCGCGGTCATGGCACGGCCGTCGCCCTCCGCGACGATGCCCAGGAGCAGGTGCTCGGTCGCGATGTAGGTCTGGCCACGGGTCACCGTCTCGCGGTACGCGTCCTCAAGCACGCGCTTGGCGCGCGGCGTGAAGGGGATGTGCCCGCCGGGGACGGGTTCGGTTTCCTCGGACGAGATCTCCCTGATGGTGGCAACGGTCTCGTCGTACGTGACGTCGAGCTTTGCCAGCGCCTGCGCGGCTATGCCGTCGCCCTCGCGGATGAGCGCGAGCAGCAGGTGCTCCGTGCCAACGTACATCTTGCCGAGGCTGCGGGCCTCCTCCTGCGCGAGGCTCATGACCTTGCGGGCCTTGTCTGTGAACTTCTCGAACATGCGGGGTCTGACGCCTCCATTCCTTGTGTTCCCGCGGCCCCACGCGCATACGGGCCCACGGATGTTGGTTTGCTTGTACGTCTTTACCCCGATGTGCGGCGGCTATAACGCAAGGCGGGCTTTTTGGGCCCACGTCCTCAAAACCGCGACCAAGGGGGCCGCCGACGGACTGCGCCGTCGACGGCCCCCTCGTCTGCGTTGCGCGCCGCCGGTCGCCCCCGATCCGGGGGCCCGGCGCCACCAAGCCCTAGTACAGCTTCGAGCCCGCGGGGATGGCGTCGTCCACCATCAGCAGGTTCAGGCGCTCCTGGCCGTCCACCTCGTGGATGGCGGAAAGCAGCATGCCGCAGGACTCCACGCCCATCATCTTGCGCGGCGGGATGTTCACGATGGCCACCACGTTCTTGCCCACCAGGTCCTCCGGCTCGTAGTAGTCGTGGATGCCCGAGAGGATCGTGCGGTCCTGGCCCGAGCCGTCGTCAAGCGTAAACTGCAGCAGCTTCTTGCTCTTCGGGACGGCGACGCACTCCTTCACGTGGACCACGCGCATGTCGGACTGGCTGAACACGTCGAACGTCACGCCCTCGGCCACCGGCTCGATCGTGAGGCCCTTCTTCGCGGGCTCGGCGGCCTGCTCGGCCTCGTCCTCGTCGCCCCGTGCGTAGATGTCGCCCACGGGCGCGATGGCCTTCATGGCCTCGAGCACCTCGTTCAGCGCGTCCGCCACCTCGAGCCCGTTGTACTCGGCACCGAGGCGCATCACGTCGCGGTCGCAGCCGGCCGCGAAGCGCTTGTCCTTGAACTTCTTCTTGAGCGACTTCAGCGGCATGTCCAGAACCGATCCGGACGGGCGCATCTTGGCCGCCGTCTGGATCAGGCCCGAGACCTCGTCGCACTCAAACAGCACCTTCTCCATCTTCAGCTGCGGCTTCGGCAGGTCGTGGTTCATGTCGGAGTTGTGCGTCATGATGGCGTGCGCCAGATACGGGTTCGCGCCGGCCTCGGCCAGGAGCTCCGCGGTCTTCGTGGTGTGGAGCTGGTCGTCCTGCCACCTCTCCCAGTCCAGGTCGTGCAACAGGCCCACCAGGCCCCAGAACTCCACGTTCGCCGGGTCGTACTTCTGCGCGAAGTGGCTCATGAGGCCCTCGAGCGTCTCGCCGTGGCTCACGTGGAACGGGTCCTTGTTGTACGTGGTCAGAAGCTCGTACGCCTTCTCGCGCGAGATGCCCGCGTCGAGCGCGTCGCCCTCCTGCGCCGTGGCGTCGATCGCGGCGCGCACCGCGTCTGACATGCCGGTGCCGTCCTGCGCGCCCAAGGCCCCGTCCTTCTCGTCCGCGGCGTCAGCCTTCTGCTCGGCGTCGGCCGACGGCGCCGCGGCGGCCGCGGGTGAGTCGGCAGGCTCCTGCGCGGCAACGTCCTCCGCCTGGCGCTGGGCCTCCACCTCGGCGGTCGCGCCCTTCTCGGCATCCGAGAAAAGCGAGTCCACGTCCGCGGCGGCGTTGTCCGTGCGTGCACCGCCAACCTGCTCCGCGATGTCCTGACGCGTGACGGCCTCCGGCTTCATCTGCGGGAACAGCAGCACGTCGCGGATGGACGGCTGGTCGCAGAACAGCATCATCATGCGATCGATGCCGTAGCCGATGCCACCCGCGGGGGGCATGCCGTACTCCAGCGCGCGCACGTAGTCGTAGTCGTAGCCCATGGCCTCGTCGTCGCCAAAGCCCTTGGCGGCAACCTGCTCCGCAAAGCGACCGGCCTGGTCAACGGGGTCGTTGAGCTCGCTGAACGCGTTTGCGTACTCGTGGCCGGCAATGACGAGCTCGAAGCGGTCCGTCAGGCGCGGGTCGTCGTCCTTGCGCTTGGAAAGCGGGCTCACCTCCTCCGGGTAGTCGCACACGAAGGTCGGGCGCACCAGGGTCTCCTCGCCCAGCTCGTCGTACAGCTCAAACAGCAGCTTGCCCGGGCCCCAGTTGTCCTGCGGCTCGATGTTGTGGGCGCGGCACAGCTCGCGCAGGTGCTCCACGGGCGTGTCCATGTCGACGTGCTCGCCCACGACCTCGGAGGCGATCTCGCTCAGCGGGCGCGAGTCCCACGTGCCGCTCATGTCGATCTCCTGGCCCTGGAACGTGATGACCTCGTGGCCGGGCTCGCAGCCGCACGCCTCGCGCGCGATGTACTGGAACAGGCCCTCGGTCAGGCGCTTCATGCCGTCCAGGTCGCTGTAGGCGCAGTACGCCTCCATCGAGGTGAACTCTGGGTTGTGGGTGAGGTCCATGCCCTCGTTGCGGAACTGGCGGCCGATCTCGAACACGCGCTCCATGCCGCCCACGATGAGGCGCTTCAGCGGCAGCTCCGTCGCAATGCGCAGGTAGAAGTCGCGATCAAGCGCGTTGAAGTGCGTGACGAACGGCTTTGCGTTCGCGCCGCCAAGGATGGAGTGCATGATGGGCGTCTCGACCTCGATGTAGCCGTCGGCCTCCATGTAGCTGCGGATGAGGCTCACGATGCGGCTGCGCTTGCGGAACACCTCGCGCACCTCGGGGTTCATGATCATGTCGAGGTAGCGCTGGCGGTAGCGGATCTCGCGGTCCGTGAGCCCGTGGAACTTCTCGGGCAGCGGGCGCATGGACTTGGAGAGAAGGACGATGCTCCTGGGCGCAAGGGAAAGCTCGCCGCGGCGCGTGCGCACGACGGGGCCCTCCGCCTGGATGATGTCGCCCATGTCAAGCTGGCGCAGCAGCTCCCAGCTCTTCTCGTCCATGTCGTTCACACGGCAGAAAAGCTGGATCTTGCCGGACACGTCCTCCAGCACCACGAACATGAGCTTGCCCTGGCCGCGGATCGCGCGGACGCGACCGGCAAGGGAGTACTCGTCCTGGGTGTCGGCGCCGGCCTCGAGGTCCGCGTACTTCTCCTCCAGGTCCTTTGCGTGCGCCGTGACCTTGCTCGCGATGGGATACGGGTTCACGCCGGCGTCGATGAGCGCCTGGCGCTTGGCGCGGCGGACCGCGCGCACGTCGTTGATGTCTACCTCGGGGGCATTGCTCGCCTGAGCCATGTTCTCTCCTGTTCCGGAATCGATCGGCCTTTGGCCGTTGTTGCTGGCTTGTGTTGCGTGCCGGGCGCGGGCCCGTGGGATGCGCCGTTACCAAGAGCGCCCCAGCCACACAGGTTCACCTGCGCAGTGGGGCGCGACGCTTCGTGCTATGCGGGGTTCCGCGTGGCCTGGCCTATCGCGTGATGTTTACGATCTTGTACTCGCGAACCTTGCCGGTGGGGGTGTTGAAGGAAACCTGGTCGCCCACCACGTGGCCGATGAGCGCCATGCCCGCCGGGGACTCGTTAGAGATCCTGTGGTTGATGGAGTCGGTCTCGGTGGTGCCCACGATTGTGAGGCCCATGCGCTTGCCCTTGGCGTCCTCGAGCTCCACGGTAGTGCCGATGGAGACGGACAGGTGGGCGTCCGCACCGGACTCCACGACCTTGGCCGTCGCCAGGATGTGGCGGATCTCGTTCACGCGAGACTCGTTCTGGGACTGCTCCTCCTTGGCGGCGTCGTACTCCGCGTTCTCGGAGAGGTCGCCAAAGCCGCGGGCCTCCTTGATGCGCTCGACGATCTCGTCGTGCTTCTCGCCCTCGCGGTACTCAAGCTCCTCGACGAGCTTCTGGCGGCCTTCGGGGGTAAGGATGATTTCCTTGTTTGCCATGTTCTGCTTTCCTTCGTGGTGTTGGCCGGGACATGCGCCCCAGCCGGCGGTGCGCTTGCCCTGGTAGGGCGCTCGTTACTTGGACAGGGGGCTGCCGCACTTGGAGCAGAACTCCGCGCCGGCCTCGTTCTTGTGGCCGCAGTGCGAGCAGAAGACGGCGTCCTCGCTGGCGTCGGCATCGGCGTCGGAGTCCGCGGACTCCTCGACCACGTCCTCAGCCTCGGCGTCCTTGGCGGCCTCCTCGGACTTCTCGTCCTTCTTGTCGTCGGAGCCCTCCTCCATGCCCTCGCGCACGTTCTTCACGGTCTGGCCCAGGGACTTGCCAAGCTTCGGGAGGTTCTTGGGCCCAAAGATGACCAGCACTACCAGGACGATGACGATAAGCTCAAACGGTCCCATACCCAAAATCATACGAATCCTCCCAAAGGTTCTGTATAGATGGTGGCGTCTTAGGTTCGACAAAGATGCAATGGTTAGTATAACCAAAGCCGGGCAAAACTCACAATCTCTACGTGCCCGTTTTGCGTGCGCAACGCGGCCGCGGCCTCGCACGCGCAAAGCCCGCCCGCACCGCGCCGCCACGCCAGAACATCAAAGGTAAACGCATGCCAAAGCTCCCCATGCCCATCGTCGTGCTCATCAGCGTCGCCATCGCCGTCGACCTTATATGCCTTGTGTGCCTGTTTGTTCTCAGGCGCCGAGGTGTGTACATCAAGATTCGCACCATGTTTGGCCCCGCCCTCGTCTTCGACTCGCAGGACGACGACGGCGTCCCCATCCGTCTGCTCAACGTGGGCGGCAAGTTCCAGTCCGTCAGCTACGTGCAGGACAGCCTCAAGTACAAGCTCGTCTGCGTGTACCACCGCTACTTTGCGCAGGTGGTCGACATAGCCGGCCTCAAGGACGGGCGAGAAGGACGCGCCCTCGTCATAGGGGGTGGCGGCTACTCGTTTCCCAAGTGGCTGGTGAGCTCCTGCCCGCGCCTCTCCACCACCGTCGTTGAGATCGACCCCGCCATAACGGACATCGCGCGACGCTTCTTCTTTCTGGACGATCTTGAGCGCGAGTGCCACACGCGGGAAGACGGTAGGCTCAACCTGGTTTGCGATGATGGCTGGGGCTACCTCACCGGCTCCGGAGAGCGCTTCGACCTCATCGTGAACGACGCGTTTGGCGGCAAGAGGCCGCTTGGCCCACTCAAGACCGAGGACGGCGCGAGACAGGTGCGCGACCATCTGGCAGAGGGCGGCGTGTACCTGGCAAACGTGATATCCCCGCTCCAGGGCAAGGGGACCGACGTGCTCACGGAGTCGCTCGACGCGTGCAAGGCAGCGTTCGAGCACGTGTACCTGATACCCGAGGCGCCGGAGAGCCCACGTCTGACGGGCGACAACGTCCTCGTCGCAAGCAACGCGCGCCTGAAGATCCAGGCGCGCTACGTGGTGAAGTAGGTTAGAGAAAACCGTTCTGTGGGATCGACGGGGCAAGCCTGCGGCCGCGCGGGCGTTGGGGGTTGCGACCCGCGCGGCCGCAACGGGCACTAGTTCGTGGTCCGCATGAGCCGCGCCGCTACCTCGGCATGGCGCTTCTCGGGAACCGGAACGCGCGTGTCGTCAGACATCACGATCTCGCGACGCTCGATCAGGGCCACGTAGCTGGGGTTCACTATGAAGCTACGGTGCACGCGCACAAAGCCAGAGCCAAGCGAGCGCTCCACCTCGGAGAGGCCAATGCTTGCCTCGTAATCACCCGAGACCGTGTGTATGATGGTGTGCTTGCGCTTTGCGCCCACCCACAGCACCTCGTTGAGGGACACGAAGCGTATGGGTCCGTTCACGTCCGGGAACACCAGGCGACGCTTGTCGCTCTGCGCGGCAATGCGCGCCTCCAGGTAGCGGCGCGTCACCTTGTTGATGGAGTCCACACGGCACTTCTCGTCCGGAACTATCTGGCCACGCGGCCAGCTCACGAAGATGCTCACGATCCTGAGCTCGCCGCCCTTGCGCTCCCAGTTGAACTGGCAGCGTTCGTGCGACTGCAGGAACACGCCCGTCTCCTCGTCCGTCGTCACCATGTAGCGACCCGCGACCGAGCAGGCATCGCCGCAGTTCTGCACCACGGAGAACTGCGCGTGCGAGATGTGGGAGCTTTTTATGTCATGTACAGCCTTCCGGAAGTCGACCGAGACCTCCTCCAAGCCGCGCATGTAGCGCTCCTGGTCCGGAGAGATCCACATGACGTCGTCACTGCAGAGACCGAGCACGTACTCTGGGTCGCGCTGCCAGAAGCGCGTGATTGCCGTCTGAGTCAGCTCGACACAGCGCCGTTCGATATCTTTTTTCATCATGCACCGCCAGCGTCGACACCAACCGTGCATTAAATGTATTCCCACGCCACGGGGGCAAGAAGTCTAACTGGTACCAAAAGCCAGCTAATAGGTACCAGTCCGCGGAATTATAAAGTCAGCCCGCAAACTTGGCCATCTTCTTACCGCGCCGACACCATGCCCGCGAAGTCTCCTACCGTTTGGATAGGATTTTGTTACGAATGTATTTTCCTACTTGATTGCTAGGGATTTGGGTGCCACGATACTGCCATGCGAGTTACCACGCACAAGGCGCTGTTTACCTCGCACCCAGTCTCTTAGGAGGAAGAAATGAAGTACGCAGGCAGCACTGAGGCACTCATCGGCTCCACCCCCCTGGTGGACCTCTCGGCCCTGGTGGACGGTAAGGCCACCATTCTGGGCAAGTACGAGGCCACCAACCCCGGCGGATCGGTGAAGGACCGCATCGCCAAGGCCATGCTCGACGCGGCCGAGGCCGACGGAACGCTCCAGCCGGGCGGCACCGTCATCGAGCCCACGAGCGGCAACACCGGCGTCGGCCTCGCCATGCTCGCGGCGGAGCGCGGCTACAAGATGATCCTCGTCATGCCCGAGACCATGTCCGTCGAGCGTCGCAAGCTCGCCGCATCCTACGGCGCGCAGATCGTGCTCACCCCCGGCTCCGAGGGCATGAAGGGCGCCGTCGCCCGTGCCGAGGAGCTGCGCCAGCAGACCCCCGGCGCCATCGTCGCCGGCCAGTTCGTGAACCCCGCCAACCCGCGCGCCCACTACAAGACCACCGGCCCCGAGGTCTGGCGCGACACCGAGGGCACCGTCGACTTCATCGTCGCGGGCGTCGGCACCGGCGGAACCATCAGCGGCACCGCAAAGTACCTGAAGGAGCAGAAGCCCTCCGTCCAGGGCATCGCCGTCGAGCCCGCCGAGTCCGCGGTGCTGGAGGGCAAGCCCGCCGGCGGCCACAAGATCCAGGGCATCGGCGCCGGGTTCATCCCCAAGACGTATGACGCGTCCGTCGTGGACGAGGTCGTCCCCGTGGCCTCCGCAGACGCCATCGCGACCAAGAAGCGCCTCGCAAGCGACTTCGGCCTGCTCGTGGGCATCAGCTCCGGCGCTGCCGTGGCCGCCGCGGTCGAGCTGGCAAGCCGTCCGCAAAACGCCGGCAAGACGATCGTGGCAATCCTGCCCGACACCGGCGAGCGCTACCTCTCGATGGACCTCTAATGGGCCTCGCGGAGGAGAACCTGCGCTGGAGCCGCGCACTGTGACGTACCCGTAGCGACTCACGGGCACTTGACATCGCGCTGCCGCCAGGCAACTGCCAAGTCCGTGCAAGACACATGCAAGACGAAACGCCAGGCGGGCGGCCCCATTCGGGTCGTCCGCTTGTGGTATACAGCAGGTGTGAGTAACTGCCTCGCGCCATGACGCGGCCTCCACGCCGCCTCGCGGCCCGCGGCGCACCAAGCAGACCCAAGGAGACCCCATGAGAGAGCTCTTCGACTTCCTGCTCGACCCCCAGACCGCCGTCGTATTCGACATCGACGGAGTCCTGGCCGTGTACGAGTTCGGCACGCATTGCCACAGCGCGTGCCCCGACGCGGACTGGGAGACATACGTCCGCGCCCACGACCCCTACGCGTCCACGCGCCCCGTGCCGGAAATCCAACACTTCGTGCGCACGAAGGGGCCGACGCGCGTCTACGCATGCTCCGTGGCGGCAGACTTCGAGGCGCCTGGCAAGCGCGACTTCGTGCTCGAAAACTATGACATTTCGCCAGACCACATCTGCCTGGTGGAGAGCAAGCCCCAGAAGATGGGCTTTCTCCAGAGCGTCGCGGACGACCTCGCGCTCCCCCGCAACCGCGTCGCCCTTGTGGAGGATACCGTGAAGACGCTCGACACGGCATGCGAGAAGGGCTTTGCCACCGTGCACGTCACGTCGTTCTTTGGGTTTGGCAACCAGCGGCCAGACGCCTAGCGACACCGCCGTGGGACCGGCGCGAGGCGGATGCCGTCGCCAAGAGCTGGTGGGACCCAACGTGGTCCTCACTGGGTCGAGACACGAAAAGGCCCACGTCGCCGAAAGGGGCTGCGACGTGGGCTTGGGGAGGGTGCTGCCTTATGGCTTGCAACGCCCGCGGCACGCGCTGCGTGGCGCGTACGTGCCGCCCCCTAACGCGGCCGGCCGGTGTAACATGCGCCGGTCGGCCGCGGGGAGCGTCTTGCCAAACGCCCGAAGGCGTCTGGGCTAGAACTCGAGGTTCTTCTCGTCAGCCTTGCTGAAGAGGTGGATGACATCGCCGCCGAACGTGAAGGAAACCTTCTCGCCCAGCTTGAAGCCACCGCGCTTCTCCTCCTTGAGATCCTGGGTCTGGACGATGACGATGACGTCCTTGCCCAGCGTGTTGAGGTGCAGGTGAATGGAGGAGCCCATCATCTCGGAGACGTCGACGGTACCGGTCACGAGCTCAGACGCGTCATCGGTAAGGGTGACGTGCTCCGGACGGATGCCAAGCGTGACGTCCTGCGGGGCGACGCCCTTGGCGGCGAGACGCTTCTGCTTTGCCTCGCTGGGAACGAACGTGGCGTCGCCAACCTTGACCTTGTAGGTGTCGCCGTCCTTGGTGAGCTTCGCGTCGAAGAAGTTCATCTGCGGAACGCCGATGAAGCCTGCGACGAAGAGGTTCGCGGGGTGGTCGAACAGCTCCTGCGGGGTGCCGACCTGCTGGACGACGCCGTCCCTCATGATCACGATGCGGTCGCCGAGGGTCATGGCCTCGGTCTGGTCGTGCGTGACGTAGATGAACGTGGTGTCGATGCGCTGGCGGAGCTTGATGATCTCTGCACGCATCTGGTTGCGGAGCTTTGCGTCCAGGTTGGAGAGCGGCTCGTCCATGAGCAGGACCTTCGGCTCACGCACGATGGCGCGGCCGATGGCGACGCGCTGGCGCTGGCCGCCGGACAGTGCCTTCGGCTTGCGGTCGAGGTACTCGGTGATGCCCAGGATGGAGGCAGCCTCCTCGACCTTCTTGTCAATCTCGTCCTTCGGGACGTTGCGCAGCTTCAGGGGGAACGCCATGTTCTCGCGCACGGTCATGTGCGGATACAGGGCGTAGCTCTGGAAGACCATGGCGATGTCGCGGTCCTTGGGGGCCACGTCGTTCATGAGCTTGCCGTCGATGTACAGCTCGCCAGAGGTGATCTCCTCCAGGCCGGCCACCATGCGCAGCGTGGTGGACTTGCCGCAGCCGGACGGGCCAACAAGCACGATGAACTCTCGGTCGGCGATGTCGAGGTTGAAGTCCTCGACGGCGAGGACGCCGCCCTCGACCTGCTTGAGGTTGCTCTTCTTCTTGGGAGCATCCTTCTTCTTGCCGAAGAGGTGCTTCTTCTCACCCTCGATGTTGGGGTAGATCTTCTCGATGTGCTTCAGGCTTACCTCTGCCATTAGCGTCTCACGTCCCTTCCATACATATGGGTCATCGCGGCGATGCGCTTAGTGAGCCCGGGCGTGATCTGCCCCGGCAAAAGCCTCCACTGCCAGTTCCCACCAAGGGTCCCAGGCAAGTTGGTCCGCGCCTCGGAACCCAACTCCAGATAGTCTTGCATTTGCGCCACGAAGAGCTCCGCGACGCTGGACATGCCACCCCTGATGACGCCCCACGAGAAGCCCTCCCCCTCGTTGAGCCCCAGGTACTTGGTGGCAAGCTCGACATCAGCCGCATCGGCCTCCGACCTCCAGCCCTCGACGGTCTGGTTGTCGTGCGTACCGGTGTAGCAGACACAGTGCGGAGAGAATGCGTGCGGCAGGTAGTCGCTCACGTCGCGGGAGTCGAAGCCAAGCTCTAGCACCTTCATGCCCGGCATGCCCGAGTCCGCGAGCAGCTGACGCACCTCCGGCGTGGTGTAGCCAAGGTCCTCCGCGATGAAGCTCACGTTGGGGAACGCCTTCTCCAGCGTCCCGACCAGCTTCATGCCCGGTCCCTTGACCCAGCGGCCGTTGCGCGCGGTCTTGTCGCCGTACGGCACCGCCCAGTAGCTCTCAATCC
This sequence is a window from Parafannyhessea umbonata. Protein-coding genes within it:
- the lysS gene encoding lysine--tRNA ligase, yielding MAQASNAPEVDINDVRAVRRAKRQALIDAGVNPYPIASKVTAHAKDLEEKYADLEAGADTQDEYSLAGRVRAIRGQGKLMFVVLEDVSGKIQLFCRVNDMDEKSWELLRQLDMGDIIQAEGPVVRTRRGELSLAPRSIVLLSKSMRPLPEKFHGLTDREIRYRQRYLDMIMNPEVREVFRKRSRIVSLIRSYMEADGYIEVETPIMHSILGGANAKPFVTHFNALDRDFYLRIATELPLKRLIVGGMERVFEIGRQFRNEGMDLTHNPEFTSMEAYCAYSDLDGMKRLTEGLFQYIAREACGCEPGHEVITFQGQEIDMSGTWDSRPLSEIASEVVGEHVDMDTPVEHLRELCRAHNIEPQDNWGPGKLLFELYDELGEETLVRPTFVCDYPEEVSPLSKRKDDDPRLTDRFELVIAGHEYANAFSELNDPVDQAGRFAEQVAAKGFGDDEAMGYDYDYVRALEYGMPPAGGIGYGIDRMMMLFCDQPSIRDVLLFPQMKPEAVTRQDIAEQVGGARTDNAAADVDSLFSDAEKGATAEVEAQRQAEDVAAQEPADSPAAAAAPSADAEQKADAADEKDGALGAQDGTGMSDAVRAAIDATAQEGDALDAGISREKAYELLTTYNKDPFHVSHGETLEGLMSHFAQKYDPANVEFWGLVGLLHDLDWERWQDDQLHTTKTAELLAEAGANPYLAHAIMTHNSDMNHDLPKPQLKMEKVLFECDEVSGLIQTAAKMRPSGSVLDMPLKSLKKKFKDKRFAAGCDRDVMRLGAEYNGLEVADALNEVLEAMKAIAPVGDIYARGDEDEAEQAAEPAKKGLTIEPVAEGVTFDVFSQSDMRVVHVKECVAVPKSKKLLQFTLDDGSGQDRTILSGIHDYYEPEDLVGKNVVAIVNIPPRKMMGVESCGMLLSAIHEVDGQERLNLLMVDDAIPAGSKLY
- the greA gene encoding transcription elongation factor GreA is translated as MANKEIILTPEGRQKLVEELEYREGEKHDEIVERIKEARGFGDLSENAEYDAAKEEQSQNESRVNEIRHILATAKVVESGADAHLSVSIGTTVELEDAKGKRMGLTIVGTTETDSINHRISNESPAGMALIGHVVGDQVSFNTPTGKVREYKIVNITR
- the tatA gene encoding Sec-independent protein translocase subunit TatA/TatB, which codes for MILGMGPFELIVIVLVVLVIFGPKNLPKLGKSLGQTVKNVREGMEEGSDDKKDEKSEEAAKDAEAEDVVEESADSDADADASEDAVFCSHCGHKNEAGAEFCSKCGSPLSK
- a CDS encoding spermidine synthase produces the protein MPKLPMPIVVLISVAIAVDLICLVCLFVLRRRGVYIKIRTMFGPALVFDSQDDDGVPIRLLNVGGKFQSVSYVQDSLKYKLVCVYHRYFAQVVDIAGLKDGREGRALVIGGGGYSFPKWLVSSCPRLSTTVVEIDPAITDIARRFFFLDDLERECHTREDGRLNLVCDDGWGYLTGSGERFDLIVNDAFGGKRPLGPLKTEDGARQVRDHLAEGGVYLANVISPLQGKGTDVLTESLDACKAAFEHVYLIPEAPESPRLTGDNVLVASNARLKIQARYVVK
- a CDS encoding LytR/AlgR family response regulator transcription factor; amino-acid sequence: MMKKDIERRCVELTQTAITRFWQRDPEYVLGLCSDDVMWISPDQERYMRGLEEVSVDFRKAVHDIKSSHISHAQFSVVQNCGDACSVAGRYMVTTDEETGVFLQSHERCQFNWERKGGELRIVSIFVSWPRGQIVPDEKCRVDSINKVTRRYLEARIAAQSDKRRLVFPDVNGPIRFVSLNEVLWVGAKRKHTIIHTVSGDYEASIGLSEVERSLGSGFVRVHRSFIVNPSYVALIERREIVMSDDTRVPVPEKRHAEVAARLMRTTN
- the cysK gene encoding cysteine synthase A; its protein translation is MKYAGSTEALIGSTPLVDLSALVDGKATILGKYEATNPGGSVKDRIAKAMLDAAEADGTLQPGGTVIEPTSGNTGVGLAMLAAERGYKMILVMPETMSVERRKLAASYGAQIVLTPGSEGMKGAVARAEELRQQTPGAIVAGQFVNPANPRAHYKTTGPEVWRDTEGTVDFIVAGVGTGGTISGTAKYLKEQKPSVQGIAVEPAESAVLEGKPAGGHKIQGIGAGFIPKTYDASVVDEVVPVASADAIATKKRLASDFGLLVGISSGAAVAAAVELASRPQNAGKTIVAILPDTGERYLSMDL
- a CDS encoding ABC transporter ATP-binding protein — translated: MAEVSLKHIEKIYPNIEGEKKHLFGKKKDAPKKKSNLKQVEGGVLAVEDFNLDIADREFIVLVGPSGCGKSTTLRMVAGLEEITSGELYIDGKLMNDVAPKDRDIAMVFQSYALYPHMTVRENMAFPLKLRNVPKDEIDKKVEEAASILGITEYLDRKPKALSGGQRQRVAIGRAIVREPKVLLMDEPLSNLDAKLRNQMRAEIIKLRQRIDTTFIYVTHDQTEAMTLGDRIVIMRDGVVQQVGTPQELFDHPANLFVAGFIGVPQMNFFDAKLTKDGDTYKVKVGDATFVPSEAKQKRLAAKGVAPQDVTLGIRPEHVTLTDDASELVTGTVDVSEMMGSSIHLHLNTLGKDVIVIVQTQDLKEEKRGGFKLGEKVSFTFGGDVIHLFSKADEKNLEF